One genomic window of Manihot esculenta cultivar AM560-2 chromosome 16, M.esculenta_v8, whole genome shotgun sequence includes the following:
- the LOC110603086 gene encoding probable beta-1,3-galactosyltransferase 12, translated as MPLFSHRHSPSLPTSSSKTIKPNKPVFTPPSSRYPLHLLVFSLVSLLIGLAAIIFAISAVRRSRPLPVFRCGRSEDTFREFYSSSGSNKLGDNNEALNNRPKLLGFVGIQTGFASVNRRDALRSTWFPSDPDGLLRLEQATGLAFRFVIGRSKDTKKMARLEKEIEKYRDFMLIDVEEEYLRLPYKTLAFFKAAYKLFEAEYYVKADDDIYLRPDRLATLLAKERTHSMTYIGCMKKGPVITDPKMKWYENSGHLIGNEYFLHAYGPIYVLSAEVVASLAAARNNSLRMFNNEDVTIGSWMLAMNVHHEDNRAICDPRCTPTSIAVWDIPKCSGLCNPAARMKELHKIDMCSKSPTLQADDR; from the exons ATGCCACTCTTCTCTCATCGCCATTCCCCTTCCCTCCCCACATCTTCCTCTAAAACCATCAAGCCCAATAAACCCGTTTTTACTCCTCCCTCCTCTCGTTATCCCTTGCACCTCCTCGTTTTTTCACTTGTTTCCCTTCTCATCGGCCTTGCTGCCATAATATTTGCCATCTCCGCAGTCCGCCGGTCCCGGCCCTTGCCGGTTTTTCGCTGTGGTAGATCCGAAGACACTTTCCGGGAATTCTACTCGAGCTCGGGTTCTAACAAGCTTGGAGATAATAATGAGGCGCTGAATAATCGGCCTAAGCTTCTTGGGTTCGTTGGGATTCAAACTGGGTTCGCTTCCGTTAATCGTCGTGATGCTCTTAGAAGTACTTGGTTCCCTTCTGATCCAGATGGGCTTTTGAG GTTAGAGCAAGCTACTGGTTTAGCATTTAGGTTTGTAATAGGGCGATCAAAAGATACAAAGAAGATGGCACGActtgagaaagaaattgagaaGTACAGAGATTTCATGCTGATTGATGTTGAGGAAGAATATCTAAGGCTTCCATACAAAAC GTTGGCATTTTTCAAGGCAGCATATAAGCTTTTTGAAGCAGAATATTATGTTAAAGCTGATGATGACATCTATTTGCGTCCAG ATCGACTTGCAACTCTGCTCGCTAAGGAAAGAACCCATTCAATGACCTATATTGGGTGCATGAAGAAAGGGCCAGTGATCACTGACCCTAAAATGAAGTG GTATGAAAATTCTGGACATCTGATTGGAAATGAGTACTTTTTGCATGCTTATGGCCCTATATATGTTCTTTCAGCAGAGGTTGTGGCTTCTTTAGCTGCTGCTAGAAACAACAG TTTGAGAATGTTCAACAATGAGGATGTCACTATTGGTTCATGGATGCTTGCTATGAATGTTCACCATGAAGATAACCGAGCAATCTGTGATCCTCGATGCACTCCGACATCTATCGCAGTTTGGGACATTCCTAAATGTTCAG GTTTATGCAATCCCGCTGCTCGGATGAAAGAGCTTCACAAGATTGATATGTGTTCGAAAAGCCCCACATTGCAGGCCGATGATAGATAG
- the LOC122722095 gene encoding uncharacterized protein LOC122722095 produces MDAALDALLAGQSMKEATQRVAEVISSRSVTRPPPPPASSQAPRPSSRRSKSSRPPNRSRSSSTCQSSEAPRPQRSSTERMEEAPGVISEMAEEARLARADPILPPVDVSTVGLEVSITEEEASGQRKEVILIDEDVQEAPAGDAPVPDEVGSGLASDGGVIDRAGDKRPASPEMFALAPARKKSRASKGSAPALPPLEKKKDVSTVPLMFASDNDILNVEDITHQSPTSVVAEIIKERMFGGVAEASDPRLLPLTGLLASSTREQAAFRSRPRGELGDTIREMLLMSVDRRVEEARLEENLSATSDAQSNLAAAHEHAKSLEAELSHARRVLKESDERAAAAEVHCEEVLKQLSSAVDALRERDEAVSQKEEVQRQYEQLKVKFDAVLAQKSEAVARVVVLKQELSKQADSVKGLTLVAEESKLQNQQLCQQVESLETRCSALLEEVKLAEDRVQLEVEKCLREYKESPELKKEIQQACEAHLQDYTSSSEFKAKIAEACERRLAEFQGSKEMKTAIWNKGFRMFVSGYNRGLRTARYAPSTPLAELRAAEEDSDGEAVLYGEDDRPLPKGGPRTAAGPSEAGAELGDGDAGPRGLEVVPFVGIGGSEPEGAGPSTDSNVNNVNVGSTESNVDVNAPRHVSPLRTVFPSVE; encoded by the exons ATGGACGCTGCTCTGGATGCTCTCTTGGCTGGGCAATCTATGAAGGAGGCTACTCAAAGGGTAGCCGAGGTTATTTCTTCCAGGTCGGTTACTCGacctcctcctcccccagcaTCTTCTCAGGCTCCTAGACCGAGTTCCCGACGTAGCAAGTCGTCTCGGCCCCCTAACCGCAGCAGATCGAGCTCGACTTGCCAATCTTCTGAAGCCCCCCGGCCTCAACGCTCTTCTACTGAGAGGATGGAAGAGGCTCCAGGGGTTATTTCTGAAATGGCTGAGGAAGCCAGGCTGGCGAGGGCGGATCCCATTCTTCCTCCTGTGGATGTTTCTACTGTGGGACTTGAGGTCTCCATTACTGAAGAGGAGGCTTCAGGACAAAGAAAAGAGGTTATTCTTATAGACGAAGATGTTCAGGAGGCTCCTGCCGGAGATGCCCCTGTTCCTGATGAGGTTGGATCCGGCCTTGCTAGTGATGGAGGTGTTATAGATAGGGCTGGGGACAAGCGCCCTGCCTCCCCCGAAATGTTTGCCCtagctcctgctcggaagaaatctaGGGCTTCCAAGGGGTCGgctccagctctccctcctcttgagaagaaaaaggatgTTTCCACGGTGCCCCTGATGTTTGCTTCCGACAACGACATTTTGAACGTGGAGGACATCACTCATCAGTCTCCTACGAGCGTAGTTGCTGAAATCATCAAGGAGCGAATGTTTGGTGGCGTCGCAGAGGCTTCAGACCCACGCCTGCTTCCTCTCACTGGTCTTCTAGCTAGTTCTACCAGGGAGCAGGCAGCGTTCCGGTCTCGACCTCGGGGGGAGCTGGGAGATacgatcagggagatgctcctgatg tctgtGGATCGCCGGGTTGAGGAGGCCCGTTTAGAGGAAAATCTGTCTGCCACCAGCGACGCCCAGAGTAATCTGGCCGCAGCCCATGAGCACGCCAAGTCCCTTGAGGCGGAGTTATCTCATGCCAGAAGGGTTCTTAAAGAGTCCgacgagagggcagctgcagcaGAGGTCCATTGTGAGGAagttttgaagcagctgtcctctgcAGTGGATGCTCTACGTGAGAGGGACGAGGCTGTGAGCCAGAAGGAGGAGGTCCAGCGCCAGTACGAGCAGCTGAAGGTAAAATTTGATGCCGTTCTGGCTCAAAAGAGTGAAGCCGTAGCTCGGGTTGTGGTCCTGAAGCAGGAGCTAAGCAAACAAGCTGATAGTGTTAAGGGCTTGACTTTGGTGGCAGAGGAGTCCAAACTTCAGAATCAGCAACTCTGCCAACAAGTCGAATCCTTGGAGACGAGGTGCTCAGCTCTGCTTGAAGAAGTTAAATTGGCTGAGGACAGGGTCCAGCTGGAGGTCGAGAAGTGTTTAAGGGAGTATAAGGAGTCCCCTGAGCTGAAGAAGGAGAtccagcaggcctgtgaagctcacctcCAGGACTATACAAGTTCTTCTGAATTTAAAGCcaagatagctgaggcctgtgagagGCGACTTGCGGAATTTCAAGGCTCTAAGGAAATGAAGACTGCCATATGGAATAAGGGCTTCCGCATGTTCGTCTCTGGGTACAATCGGGGCCTAAGGACAGCCAGATATGCTCCCTCTACCCCATTGGCTGAACTCCGAGCTGCAGAGGAAGACTCTGATGGCGAGGCGGTGCTTTATGGGGAGGATGACAGGCCTTTGCCCAAAGGGGGTCCTCGTACTGCAGCTGGGCCTTCTGAGGCAGGCGCCGAGCTGGGAGATGGAGATGCTGGACCTCGGGGGCTGGAGGTCGTGCCTTTTGTGGGCATTGGGGGGTCCGAGCCAGAAGGTGCTGGGCCTTCCACAGATAGTAATGTAAATAATGTAAATGTAGGTAGTACAGAAAGTAATGTAGATGTTAATGCCCCTagacatgtaagtcctttaaggactgttTTTCCTTCAGTAGAGTAG
- the LOC110604181 gene encoding zinc transporter 4, chloroplastic: MFFFEDLWELLCLDRFRLKTRAFSDSLIQGISEPMTNTKCLSSEIEACRDDSAALVLKLIAIASILLAGIVGIAIPLIGKQRRFLRTDGSLFVAAKSFAAGVILATGFVHMLSGGSEALTNPCLPKYPWSKFPFSGFFAMVASLLTLLVDFVGTQYYERKQGLNRASEEQARVGSDDAVSESGIVPFAGAKEPNGPNGKVFGEEEGGGMHIVGMHAHAAHHRHNHPHGQDACDGHKHGQGHGHGHSHGHGHGHGHGFSEGDEESGVRHVVVSQILELGIVSHSVIIGLSLGVSQSPCTIRPLIAALSFHQFFEGFALGGCILQAQFKTLSTALMACFFAITTPAGIGIGTGISSFYNAHSSGALIAEGILDSLSAGILVYMALVDLIAADFLSKRMSCNFRLQVVSYFMLFLGAGLMASLAIWA; this comes from the exons ATGTTTTTCTTTGAG GATCTCTGGGAGTTGCTTTGCCTCGACCGTTTCAGATTAAAGACTCGAGCTTTCTCAG ACTCTTTAATTCAGGGAATTTCCGAACCTATGACGAACACGAAGTGCCTATCCTCCGAAATTGAAGCTTGCCGAGACGACTCGGCCGCACTCGTCCTCAAACTCATTGCCATCGCCTCTATTCTTCTCGCTGGCATAGTTGGCATCGCTATCCCTCTCATTGGAAAGCAACGCCGTTTCCTTCGTACAGACGGCAGCCTCTTTGTTGCTGCAAAGTCCTTCGCGGCTGGCGTGATTCTCGCCACCGGCTTTGTTCATATGCTCTCTGGTGGATCCGAGGCCCTCACGAATCCTTGCCTGCCCAAGTACCCATGGTCCAAGTTCCCATTTTCAGGTTTTTTTGCTATGGTGGCTTCGTTATTGACTCTGCTTGTGGATTTTGTGGGCACTCAATATTACGAAAGAAAGCAGGGCCTGAACAGGGCAAGTGAGGAGCAAGCAAGGGTTGGCTCGGATGATGCTGTTTCTGAATCGGGTATTGTCCCTTTCGCTGGTGCGAAAGAACCCAATGGACCTAATGGAAAGGTGTTTGGGGAAGAGGAAGGCGGTGGGATGCACATTGTGGGGATGCACGCGCATGCGGCGCACCACAGACACAATCATCCTCACGGGCAGGACGCATGTGATGGGCACAAGCACGGGCAAGGGCATGGTCACGGTCACAGTCATGGACATGGACATGGGCATGGTCATGGATTTAGTGAGGGTGACGAGGAGAGTGGTGTACGACATGTCGTAGTCTCGCAG ATACTGGAACTTGGGATTGTTTCTCATTCTGTCATTATTGGATTATCACTGGGAGTTTCACAGAGCCCATGCACTATAAGACCCTTAATAGCAGCATTATCATTTCATCAATTCTTTGAAGGGTTTGCTCTTGGGGGCTGCATCTTGCAGGCACAGTTCAAGACCCTGTCAACTGCACTAATGGCTTGCTTTTTCGCCATAACAACTCCTGCTGGAATTGGAATTGGGACAGGCATCTCTTCATTTTACAATGCACACAGCTCGGGAGCTCTAATTGCCGAAGGCATTTTAGATTCCCTGTCTGCTGGAATTCTTGTTTACATGGCTTTGGTGGACCTGATAGCTGCTGATTTTCTAAGTAAGAGGATGAGCTGCAATTTTAGGCTTCAAGTAGTGTCTTATTTCATGCTCTTTCTTGGAGCAGGATTGATGGCTTCACTTGCAATCTGGGCTTAG